The DNA sequence gaagaacagaataatcaaaatagcatgctttgcaaattgcttagggaacaagaagagcaagggcgtgacttaaaggaactgaagcgtcagaaattatctcttgaaagaccaagcaccccacagactagagaaACATCCACTttccaaaataaaggttgttgagttctaattttagctttaactctgtgatagttgttataatagaaatttaccttagaagttatatataagtagtagtaattattatatctattttgattttattttcaattaagtcataatttatttttctcatcatcatcaaacatgaataaaatagtagatttttagaataaagaggcaatttatatttttcgagtatttaataaggaaaattctaattaattatatgtggtggtaatactttttgtcttctgaatgaatgcttgaacagtgcatattttttatcttgaattttatgaatgttaaaattgttggttcctgaaagaatgatgaacaagagaaatattattgctgatatgaataatcatgaaattgattcttgaaacaagaaaaagcagtgaaaaaaaatttacaaggaatcattggataaagaaaaagaaaaagccaataccccttaaaaccaaaaggaaagggtgaaaagaatccaaggctttgagcatcaatggataggagggcccaagggaataaatccaggcctaagcgggtaaatcaagctgtccctaaccatgtgcttgtggcatgcaggtccaagtgaaaaacttgagactgagtggttaaagtcgtgatccaaggcaaaagagtgtgcttaagaactctggacacctctaattggggactttagcaaagctaagtcacaatatgaaagggttcacccagttatgtgtctgtggcatttatgtatccggtggtaatactggaaaacaaagtgcttagggccacagccaagactcataaagtaactgtgttcaagaatcaacatattaaactagaaaaatcaataatactatctgaattctgagtttctATGGATGTCAaccattctaaacttcaaaggataaagtgagatgccaaaactgttcagaagcaaaaagctactaaccccgctcatctaattagaatctgagcttcacttgaaactctgagatattattatttcttgatttctttttatcctattttatttatctagttgcttgagaacaagcaacagtttaagtttggtattgtgatgagcggatattttatacgctttttgggggtaatttcatgtagattttagtacgttttagttagtttttagtagatttttattagtttttaggcaaaaatcatatttctggactttactatgagtttgtgtatttttctgtgatttcagatattttctggctgaaattgagggagctgagcaaaaatctgattcaggctgaaaaaggactgttgatgctattggattctgacctctctgcactcggaatgaaatttttggagctacaggagtccaattggcgcgctctcaattgggttagaaagtagacatccagggctttccaacaatctataatagtccatatttttcACGAAAATAgacgacataaactggcgttcaacgccagttccatgttgcagtctggcgttcagcgccagaaacaggttacaagttggagttcaacgccagaaacaggttacaacctggcgttcaactccagaaatagcccaggcacgtgagaagcttaagtctcagccccagcacacaccaagtgggccccagaagtggatttctgcactatccatcttaatttactcattttctgtaaacctaggttactagtttagtatttaaacaacttttagagacttattttgtatctcatgacatttttagatctgaattttatactctttgacggcatgagtctctaaactccattgttgggggtgaggagctctgcagcgtctcgatgaattaatgtaattatttctgttttccattcaaacatgcttgttcctatctaagatgttcattcgcgcttcactatgaagaaggtgatgatccgtgacacttatcaccttcctcaatccacgaacgtgtgcctgacaaccacctccgttctacatcatattgaatgagtatctcttagattttttaatcagaatcttcgtggtataagctagaattgatggcggcattcatgagaatccgaaaagtctaaaccttgtctgtggtattctgagtaggattcaaggattgaatgactgtgacgagcttcaaactcgcgattgttgggcgtattgacaaacgcaaaaggatcaatggatcttattccgacatgatcgagaaccaacagatgattagccgtgctgtgacagagcatttggaccattttcactgagaggatgggaagtagccattgacaacggtgacaccctacacacagcttgccatggaaggaactttgcacttttgaaagtgaggaagcattatgttacaaaaattcagaagacaaagcatctccaaaactccaacatattctccattattgagtaacaattatttattttatgccctttcactttttacaattgaacttgaaaaacactgttgttggcatcctgactaagaataataagataaccgtagcttgcttcaaaccaacaatctccgtgggattcgatccttactcacgtaaggtattacttggacgacccagtgcacttgctggttagttgtgcggattacaaaagtgtgattgcaatttcgtgaaCCAATGACCTTCGGGACAGCAGGCTCGACCCCAACTTCTTTCTCAGGGAAGATCGGATGGATGATCCCGccccgacctctttttgagacCCGGCTCCAGTATCTTTTTGCTGTTGAAGGTTTTTTGCAACGAAGGATTTTTTGGTATTCCACAGATACTTCATAGCCGACTTAGGAGCCATACTTTCTGCAAAGCAACACAGAACGAAGTCAAAATTAACAtttaaaaaacaagaaaaattcaacaAGCAAGGGAAGAAGAACTACCAAGATTCGACCTCAGAAGGCTAGGATCTCCCAGATATCTCTTCGTGTCCAAATGGGGATCTTGACCCCAGGTACCCAAAATAAAGTCTACAATCCCCTTCTCCAGATCATCTAAGTCAGACAAATCCCATTTAATGATATTGACGGTGTTCTCTCAATACAAGGGAAATAAGGGCCCTTGGCTCTCGGAAAGGAAGAAAGGTTGAGCATTCACAGCCCTTTTAACCTtaaaaaagtgatttttaaagtCATGAAAAGAGTCGTCGAAAATGGAAAAGGCCTTCCGACCCTGAACAGCTTGGAAGGATATCCATCCCAACTTCTTGGTCGAGCTATATGGTTTGGTTGCAACAACGAGATAAAAGAAAACGTTCAAGGTAGGCTGGATGTCTAACTCCCGACATAGGAGCTAGAACATCTTCATGAAAGCCCAGGAATTCGGGTGCAGTTGGGAAGGGGCAAGGTTTGAAGACCGCAAGACCTCTACCTCAAAATCTgtgaaaggaagtcggacacctaACCTAGTAAAAAGGCAATCGTAGGCATAAAAGAAAGGATGTTCGGACTCTACTATAGGAGGAAAATAGACTCTCTCCTCAGGATCAAGTGGTTCTAAGACATAGTTTCTCTCATATTCCCTATTCTCACAAATGCTATGGTATCTACGAAACGTGTCATAGTACTCTTTGTCGATTATCAGGACACACATTAAAACAGTATTATCTACCCAAATCCGAAGAGCAGGGGGAACCTTAGTTGACATGTTCAAGATAATTTTGCGAGACATAAATGCTACACCTACAAAGTGCAAAATAAAGCAAACAGTCACTAACAGAAGTCGGAACTCGTTCAATGCAAGTCGAGCAAAACAAATCAAATCAAGGGTAAACCATTCTTTTCAAAATCCTTCCACACAACAAAACAAATGGTGCCTCTTCGACACAAACACCACGTCAAAGACGACACCATCATGGGCAATACAGTGCATAACAGACAACAACCACACCAACAAGGAttcattcaaagaaaaaaatagagggtctttttaaatattttcctCAAAACACTCCATATCAAAATTTCTccaaaaacaacaaaaagaaaagtgcAAAGATAGCTAAAGCAAAACCAACTGCAAAGCAGGTCACACGCAAAAAGGACAGCTTGagggaaaaagaagaaagaaccaACCTCGAAGAAGATCGAATAGAAGAGAGGAAGAGCGCATCTAAAAAACAACAAGAGCACGAACAATCTCCTTCATGCCAACACAACAGATAACCCTTCAAAACGCCAAGATCGAGAAATCTCGAAGAAACAAAGACGGACGAAACAACAAAGAAAGTACTTtggtgaagaagaaagtaaAACAACTTTTCAGGAAcaaacaaaaagaagaagaagaagagccGAAAAGTCCCCTTTTAAAGGAACAATCAATCAGGAACGGCTCTTTTACGCCCCTTTAAAGCGCGCGAATCCCTAGGAGCAAACCACCGCGCAGAATTCGACGGTCATTAAAGCTCCCCCAACGTTCAAAAATTCGAAAGAAGTTGGGTGACACCGACAAGATCAAAACCCGACTTACATAGTAGAAGTCATAGAATGCTTGAGCCCGACCTATAAAAGGaacgaactcaagcaggggcactgttcataccctgtcCCAATAAATGAAAGTCAGGCCCAATAACCCAAAAAGCCCACCAATAAAGGTGGACTTATTGATAGATCCGACCTCTTCAAAGAGGTCGGATTATGACTTAAAGGTGCAGCTCAACCTGGCATAACCACCTCCATAAAGTCTCTCCAGCCGACTCTATTTCATCTAGAAGGTAGATCCCAACAAACTCTCAAGATAAAGGGAACGCTTATCTAACAGAAAAGATAAGGACTACTCCAATAAAGGTGGTTATCtactctactataaatacactgaaaCCCCCAGGTATAAGGCACGttctaatctactaaaaacctacCTAAGGTTCTTGTTAACTTAaacatcggagtctcttgcaggtaccacccccactTCCTCACGAGGAACTCAGACAGGCAGCACCTCGACAccaacaagtcggacgctgTCCTACAAAAAGATCTGGACCTCCCATTCAAATCCAAATCAACGTTTCAGGTAACTCTCGAAACAGCTTccttttttggattttattatattgttaaaatgtgatatttttaatttaaattagttattaatatacaaaaatacatGGAGCCAAGTTTGGGGCTAAAGATAGCCATAACTTTTCTTTTTGGCTTTTGTCTTGCATTCATTAATTACCGCTAGAATGAATACATGATATCATAATTATCATAACTAAATCGAGCTAACCGTTTTGACCAAAAAACTGATAAACCGAAAGTCTGGTCGGTTTGGTTCATTGCAAGGATTGTTTTTGCTCTCAAATCGATCAAACACATTTACATACACAACAATGTATATTGGTTCAACCCAAAACGTCTTGTCCAATCCTCAGGAAGCTTGAGAGTTCTACTAATAGAATGAGTGTACATCATATATtatttgcataaaattttctCAACAATATAATCTAACAAaatctaatataaaaaataaaaaaacgtaTTGCATTCATTAGAAAACATatgaagttaaaaaaaaattattttattaaattctatAGAATAAATACACATTTTGACACTTCAAAGATTTTGATTGACTAAATGGGtgtcaattttatttttgacaaTAAAATTCCAAATATCAACTTTGTCTAACAAAATGGTATAAATTAATGATTAACCCATTTTGTCAAACTAAACTGATATTTGAGAATTCATTTTGtcaaatgaaaattgaaatccATTTTgttaaattcaaaatctttcaagtatcaaaataattatttactcaAGTTTCATATTAACAAAATCAATAACTagaattctaattttcaatttttatattaatggAATCACAATTCTATTACAATTTTCACATTTTATAGGAATTTTACATGTCTCCGGAGGACAGGGACCTCTTCCCGCCTCTATCCCCGTATATCGTGACTGATTTCCGCTTTCGTCCTATAACCGTTAATTTCCATGGATActcattttgaattttttttttcctttttcccttTTCTCATCCACCAGAATAAGAGGGACTGAAGGGCATGAAAATCAAATAACCATTGCAGGGGATAAGATGACATTTAACATAGACTGAACGGCTGTATCGAAACAATAATTTATGTATACTATAATTAACATATTATGAATCACAGACAACGTAAATGAGAGTATTAACTCTTTAAATCAACACGGTAAGACCTTTAACCAACATTCAGTTCCCGTCTGCAATACATATATCGCGGAGACCATAGAATTTCACCAAGCAAACAACGGAGAAAGTGAGATATGTATATAGATATATAGACATAATGAAGCTATTTTCTCCTATCCAACAGCCTCAACATCAGAACAGGATTCAGGTGAGTTCACTGGAAACTGATGGTCTTCGAAGTTTATAATATGGTACAACACTGATTTGTTTTCTTCGCCTGTTTGTAGAACATCTGTTTCAAACACCAGCATCATGGTTCTTGTGTCAGCATAGCAAATTAATCCAAAAAGTTCGTCTTGCTTTCTTTCAAATACACAAGAAAATATGTACTCAAATAATTCACTCTAATCATGGCAATAAATAGAACTGATTTAACATTCATCAATGGATAACTACcaggaaaagaaaagggatgTATAAATAATGGAAATAACTCGATAACTATAATTTAGAATGAAAGAATTATCTTCCACAAAATTAGAATGAAAGTGTTAGTGTCCATGTTGATGTTTCATTCTTTTGATGGTAGGAGAAAAGAGAAAACTGTGAAAAGAGATGACACTCTTAAGGGTACAAAATCAAGGTAAGAGTATAGAAAAAGTTCTATATGTAAGAGAAGCATTGTAAATTTTGGCAAGTCTGTCTAACTATTTTATACAAGTTAATCAATAGACACTAATTTACTGTTTTGTTTATCAATAGGCACTTGGATTCAAGTTCTgaagagtaaaaaaaaaaaatttatggattatatataatgaagagtattttagaattaaaaaaaattgtacacTAACTCTTTCCATATCTTCACTATATACGGTatttataacaatatataaaggAGATATAGGGAGTTTGGTGTCCAATTCCCGCTTTTTCATTTTATCCCTACCAACTATCGTTGCAATTACATTCATGTCTTATAAATTCACACTTAACCTCCattaaaatatcaattataATGAAATGAGAATAACTAGATAATATCTTCTAAGAGAATGcaactttttcttttaagaaagaaagaatatcACTACAGAAAGAGGATAAGGCATCCtccaaagaaaaatagaaggccGTACAAGATTGATTCATGTGACAAGACAGGCTAATCTCTTTGCATATCTACCAAACAACCCAACTAACGGATGTATTTCCAGAAAGCACTGTAAAATCTAAGAAGGCATTTGTAAAATCCTTTCCAAATGATGTTCAACGATGAGGAAATCAATCCTTCAAATTTATCATAGATCATTGGAGAAAGCATATATCTCTCCAGAAAGCTTGTTCCGAAGCCATAATTATAACTTCAATAACGATTCTGGAATTGTTATTAGCATTATTACCTTTTTATGCTCTTGAATTTAATGTGCAGTCATTTTAAGACATCGATCATCATGAagtttattgtattttattaaaaaattgaattactaaagaataaatataaaaaagtgCAAGTTATTCGTTGAGAGATTATTTTAGATTGTATATGAATCAGAAAGCCAAAGCAATATTTGTACTAGCATTTGTATCAAACAAAAAATTCCCAAAGATCCACTTGTACTGGCATGTGTATGTCAAGAATGCTACACATGTTTTGACGGAGCTTAGATGGTAGTGAAACGTTAAAATTAGCaacttcatatatatatatatatatatatattaagaatttGGTGCATCTCCATGTCTATGTCATTATGACATTCCATGTCAACTTATATGCATCATAGGTCTTGACATCTACGAGCATCTAAAGATATTGTGAATCTTCAACTTCACATTCATGtttatatatatgatatatcCTACAATTTAAGAATTTGATGAGTCCCCATGTCTATGTTATGTTGACTGTCCATGTCAAGAGATATGCTTCTTAGATCAACAGTATCATGTTATCCCTGCTTATGTCTTAGGAGGGATTCTAAGTTTCTAACCATAAGAAGTTGCCAAGACCAACAACTTGAGAGTTGAGATGTGTATGATTGAAATGTGACTCGATAGGAGATAATCCACTTTTGGATGCAAAATGAAATAAGGGTATCCATAGGTGGTTATTCTGTTTTGAATATCCTTTTTGTATAGCTGACATTGTCTATATTTGCAAGTCATGACCAGTACCATGGAAGAGGTAATGCTAAAGTTGATTGTTTCGATTACACATATATTGTTGTTAAACAGGTgaaaatgatataagatttgtttaattttagGGAACTAGTGTTGTATTCCCAGAGGTGCCACACTAAATTATCTAGCATTTTTGGCCTGTTAGGCTAAATGAGCTTGTATCAGTAATTGTCTAAAATCAGACAACTTACAATTGCTACAAGCCAAGACATGAATgaaaagaataatataaataagatCACCAATATTCTTAATGATAACCTTCAAAGACAAAGGTTTAGTAACGAGAAGGATGAGGGAAAGCAATGCATTCATGTATCAGAAACAAATGCAAAGAAGTAAAATAAGAGCTATTGTGTACCTGTGATGCTGCACTCAAATCAGAACTCTTTTCAACTAAACTGTCCAGCCTCTCTCCTCGAGCAAGCACACTATCAATAGTCTTATGCTGTTTACAAAATTAAAGACCAGACAGTGAGAGAATAGTAAAATAACTCAAATAGAAGGTCAATGGGATTGTTGGAGGGACGATTTACGCTTTTCTTGAAGTCCAAATGGAAATACTTATACATATAAAACTTATGCCAAAGGAATATAAAATGTGAAAACGATGTCAGAGAAACTATAAATGTTAAAAACAAGTCAAAGGTCCTTGAAAATGACATTAGAAATCAGTTGAAATGAAACTACTTCATGCTTTCATGTGTATACGATTCTTAGAGAGAACACTTGGCCATAATGCAAACATTGTCATCTGCGACTAAATGTATTTGAAAAGCAATGCCAAAATTCCATTAAAGTGACAAAAGCTACAAAGCATTTATAACTTGAATAATTACATATAAGGAAAAACATCTGACTAAGGATAAGTGAATTTTAGAAGAAATTCACTGTTTTGCAAATATATAAAGCAATACATAGTTAACCCAATACTTACGAGAATGATTTTTGTTTCATCTAGTTCTCTTTGGATTTTCAACAACTTGTCAGCCTCTGCAGGGTCCTGAAAATATGTAGAAGGAGGATTCCAGTGAAATGCAATTATGTAAAAGTATTCATCGAAGGACAGGAAAACATTGATACAACTTATAGCCCGTTTGGTAAGTGTTATTGGAAACTGGTTTTtggtgttaaaaaaaaaaaaaaaaacagcttGCCTGCTAAGAAATTAATCtggattaatttttaaaacctTAAAACAGCTCGAGTCTTACTAATAATATgcttgataattaaaaaaatagagaataaattttaagaaattCATCATTCTAATTTAAGAAACTAGTTTTAACAGGGGAGCATCAAGTGCCCTCACAAACTTCCATTTGCCAAAGAAGAAgctgctttttcttcttccatttGGCATATCACCCGCTTTTCCATTACAAATTATTTTCTGCAGCCAATGGTGAGGAAGCTCCTTACTGCAACTCAGCCACAGGCCACCTCCACGTGCCAACATGTTCAGCACCAGAGTCTGCTTTGATTTGGCAAACATCAGTTCGAAATGATCTCAGTTGATCCTTTGAGTTAGTCTGACAACAGACATCTGAATCAACTGATCATCTGAACCTGCCAATTGGCATTATTATCCCACCAACACTATTTCTTGAACTCTGCTCTATCAGGTGTTAAacaactttccttttcttcaaatGCGTGCTTTGGCCCAAAACATCGAAATGTGATCACATTGTAAACTGAATGTGGCAACATAAAACAAATAGAAAATACCGCAGAGTACAACAAGTGATATTTacgattaaataattaaaaaataaaaaaatcaataaaaataacaaaaaagatAGAGATCTTGCAGTTCATATAGTTGGTGAATTGTCAAACAAAACCATCCAAACAGAAGTTATACATTTTACCATTATATAACTGTTTGGAAAGTTAATTTGTGaaacagattttttttttatctcttgtttttaaaaattcaaatcaaacTAGCTTTATACAACAATTTCAAAGTATTAGAAAACCAAAACACTTTCAAACAGGCTCTAAGattatgaaaatttttaaatgaaattaGTAATATCTATTCTTTGTGAAGCTAATATAACGAAAAGGTATTTACATGCCTGGAATTTTGTCAGAGCTTCATCCAAATAAGGCCAGGGTTGAGTGCTGTCTGTTTGAACACTTCTCCATGACTCAccaaattttttgttatattcATCCAACACCTGcaaaaaatcaaatttctttTCATAGTAAAGAAAGTTCACCACCATGAAACAATACTAAATTATAAGTATCATATCAGAAACTGTCTTTTGTGCCAATTATGGAGTCCAAAGTTAGGAAAAATTAATTCGGTGCAGTTGATGATTGAGATTTGAGATTGCTGCTACAGTTTCAAATC is a window from the Arachis stenosperma cultivar V10309 chromosome 3, arast.V10309.gnm1.PFL2, whole genome shotgun sequence genome containing:
- the LOC130968922 gene encoding VAMP-like protein YKT61, which translates into the protein MKITSLLVLKCSGEGSDPVILANASDVSHFGYFQRSSVKEFIVFVGRTVAKRTPQGQRQSVQHEEYKVHAYNRNGLCAVGFMDDHYPIRSAFSLLNQVLDEYNKKFGESWRSVQTDSTQPWPYLDEALTKFQDPAEADKLLKIQRELDETKIILHKTIDSVLARGERLDSLVEKSSDLSAASQMFYKQAKKTNQCCTIL